The Sphingosinicella humi genome has a window encoding:
- a CDS encoding Fur family transcriptional regulator, with amino-acid sequence MTRRIDIEALCAEKGLRITEQRRVIAKVLSESDDHPDVEKLHERAAAIDAGISIATVYRTVRLFEEAGILERHDFGDGRARYEAAAETHHDHLIDVESGNVIEFVDEELEALQRRIAEKLGFRLVDHRMELYGVRLDREK; translated from the coding sequence ATGACACGCAGGATCGACATCGAGGCGCTGTGCGCCGAAAAAGGGCTCCGAATTACCGAGCAGCGGCGAGTGATCGCCAAGGTGCTGTCGGAATCCGATGATCATCCCGACGTCGAGAAGCTGCACGAGCGGGCCGCGGCGATCGACGCCGGCATTTCGATCGCCACCGTCTACCGCACCGTCCGCTTGTTCGAGGAAGCGGGAATCCTGGAGCGCCATGATTTCGGCGATGGTCGCGCCCGGTACGAAGCCGCCGCCGAGACCCATCACGACCATTTGATCGATGTCGAGAGCGGCAACGTCATCGAGTTCGTCGACGAAGAGCTGGAGGCTCTGCAGCGTCGCATCGCCGAGAAGCTGGGCTTCCGTCTCGTCGATCACCGGATGGAGCTTTACGGCGTCAGGCTGGACCGCGAGAAGTAA
- a CDS encoding MucR family transcriptional regulator → MENTDNLNETLITLTADIVSAHVSNNSVAVNDLPALIQNVHGALKVLGTRDEEPEVKQEPAVSIRASVKPDYIVCLEDGKKLKMLKRHLMTHYNMTPDEYRQKWGLNADYPMVAPNYAEQRRTLAKKIGLGTKRRAKK, encoded by the coding sequence ATGGAAAATACTGATAACCTGAATGAAACTCTGATCACTCTTACGGCAGACATCGTTTCGGCGCACGTCAGCAACAATAGCGTGGCGGTGAACGATCTTCCCGCGCTCATCCAGAATGTTCACGGTGCGCTTAAGGTCCTGGGCACGCGCGACGAAGAGCCGGAAGTGAAGCAGGAGCCTGCCGTCTCGATCCGGGCGTCGGTGAAGCCGGACTATATTGTCTGCCTGGAGGACGGCAAGAAACTGAAGATGCTGAAGCGGCATCTGATGACGCACTACAACATGACGCCCGACGAATATCGTCAGAAGTGGGGTCTTAACGCCGACTATCCGATGGTCGCCCCCAATTATGCCGAGCAGCGTCGGACGCTTGCCAAGAAGATCGGCCTCGGCACCAAACGCCGCGCCAAGAAATAA
- the rimI gene encoding ribosomal protein S18-alanine N-acetyltransferase: MSSRQVTLAEGSILDLDAVMRVMEDSFDPAYGEGWTAPQCAGLMPMPGVWLTLARDGGKVVGFALARMVADEAELLLLAVERGRQHQGIGQMLLDRFTSISASRGAGRLHLEVRDGNHAIKLYSRSGFIEVGRRRNYYNGRDGQVYDALTLARRAPR; the protein is encoded by the coding sequence GTGAGTTCCCGGCAGGTCACGCTTGCCGAGGGCAGCATCCTCGATCTCGACGCAGTGATGCGCGTCATGGAAGACAGTTTCGATCCGGCCTATGGCGAAGGCTGGACGGCACCCCAATGCGCCGGGCTCATGCCGATGCCGGGGGTCTGGCTGACCCTCGCGCGCGACGGAGGCAAGGTGGTCGGCTTCGCCCTCGCGCGCATGGTCGCCGACGAGGCCGAGCTGTTGCTCCTGGCCGTCGAACGAGGCCGCCAGCACCAGGGGATCGGGCAGATGCTGCTCGATCGCTTCACTTCCATTTCCGCGAGCCGGGGAGCGGGAAGGCTCCATCTGGAGGTCCGCGACGGGAACCATGCAATTAAGCTTTACTCCAGGTCAGGCTTTATCGAAGTCGGCCGGCGCCGAAATTATTATAATGGGCGCGATGGACAGGTATACGATGCGCTGACGTTGGCCCGACGCGCGCCGCGCTAA
- the tsaB gene encoding tRNA (adenosine(37)-N6)-threonylcarbamoyltransferase complex dimerization subunit type 1 TsaB translates to MQLVIDSATAACSVALIEGGTLVDERHEVVGRGHAERLIPMIEDLLAGRRPLGILVDCGPGSFTGVRVGLAAAHGLAIGWRVPLTGYSAMAVVAAAVQGGDDIGVALEGGHGQLFVQSYGDDPLRPRDDLQSLPPAEAAAVVSARRVHGSGAETLVSTRGFGEAHNALPRAADARFLPEPLRRLPPRPIYGRAPDARPMP, encoded by the coding sequence ATGCAGCTGGTCATCGACAGCGCGACCGCGGCCTGTTCGGTCGCGCTGATCGAAGGCGGCACGCTGGTCGACGAGCGCCACGAGGTGGTGGGGCGCGGCCACGCCGAACGGCTGATTCCGATGATCGAGGACTTGCTCGCGGGGCGTCGGCCGCTCGGCATTCTGGTCGATTGCGGCCCAGGCAGCTTCACCGGCGTCCGCGTGGGCCTGGCCGCCGCGCATGGGCTGGCGATCGGCTGGCGCGTTCCCCTGACAGGCTATTCCGCGATGGCCGTCGTCGCCGCAGCGGTGCAAGGCGGCGACGACATCGGGGTCGCCCTGGAAGGAGGACATGGACAGCTTTTCGTGCAAAGTTACGGTGATGACCCGCTCAGGCCTCGCGACGATCTCCAATCCCTGCCGCCGGCGGAGGCGGCCGCCGTCGTCAGCGCCCGGCGCGTCCACGGATCGGGGGCAGAGACGTTGGTGAGCACGCGCGGCTTTGGCGAGGCGCACAATGCCCTCCCCCGTGCCGCCGACGCTCGCTTCCTGCCCGAGCCGCTCCGCCGCCTTCCACCACGCCCGATCTACGGCCGCGCGCCCGACGCGAGACCGATGCCGTGA
- a CDS encoding NifU family protein codes for MLIQTEPTPNPATLKFLPGEAVMTAGTRDFATPEEAEASPLAEAIFSTGEVEGVFFGRDFISVTAAPGVEWAHLKPDVLNVLLDHFSSGAPLFKPGSAAGIAVAPAQAIEDDPADADVVAQIKELIDTRVRPAVAQDGGDIVYRGFQKGTVFLALHGACSGCPSSTMTLKQGIESLLKHYIPEVETVEAI; via the coding sequence ATGCTGATTCAAACTGAACCGACGCCCAATCCGGCGACCCTCAAATTCCTTCCCGGCGAGGCCGTGATGACCGCCGGCACGCGCGACTTCGCCACGCCCGAGGAGGCCGAGGCTTCCCCGCTGGCGGAAGCGATCTTCTCGACCGGGGAGGTCGAAGGGGTGTTCTTCGGGCGCGACTTCATTTCCGTGACGGCGGCGCCCGGCGTCGAATGGGCCCACCTCAAGCCCGACGTGCTGAACGTCCTGCTCGATCATTTCTCGAGCGGAGCGCCGCTGTTCAAGCCGGGCAGCGCGGCGGGCATTGCCGTGGCGCCGGCCCAGGCGATCGAGGACGATCCGGCGGACGCTGATGTAGTCGCCCAGATCAAGGAGCTGATCGACACGCGCGTCCGCCCGGCGGTCGCGCAGGACGGCGGCGACATCGTCTATCGGGGTTTCCAGAAGGGCACCGTCTTCCTGGCCCTGCACGGCGCCTGCTCGGGCTGCCCCTCCTCGACCATGACCCTGAAGCAGGGCATCGAGAGCCTGCTCAAACATTATATCCCCGAGGTCGAAACGGTCGAAGCGATCTAA
- a CDS encoding DMT family protein, producing the protein MPTILLLLASNIFMTIAWYWHLKGDLSKPLLLVILISWGIALIEYCFAVPANRIGYLNGWSAGQLKIVQEAIALLVFGAFMVWVLGEPLHWRHAAAFACIMAAVAFLFVGR; encoded by the coding sequence GTGCCAACCATCCTGCTGCTGCTCGCCTCCAACATCTTCATGACGATCGCCTGGTACTGGCATCTGAAAGGGGACCTCTCCAAGCCGCTCCTTCTCGTCATCCTGATCAGCTGGGGCATTGCGCTCATCGAATATTGCTTTGCGGTACCAGCCAATCGAATTGGCTATCTGAATGGATGGTCGGCGGGCCAACTGAAGATCGTGCAGGAGGCGATCGCTCTCCTCGTCTTCGGCGCCTTCATGGTTTGGGTATTGGGCGAGCCGCTGCACTGGCGCCACGCTGCAGCGTTCGCCTGCATCATGGCGGCGGTCGCATTTCTGTTCGTGGGCCGCTGA
- a CDS encoding YdeI/OmpD-associated family protein: MSSDERIDAYIARQADFARPILEHLRASVHAACPGCEETLKWSAPAFLYKGEQLAMMAAFKAHATFGFWKGSLVTGDTDKQRSAMGQFGRLTSIDDLPDEETLRDLIRKAMDLTDKGVKPARTKHPKPDIPMPDDLRAALDAEPKAAASFDGFPPGARRDYLEWITEAKRPETREKRIALAVEWMAQGKKRNWKYETC, from the coding sequence ATGTCCAGTGACGAGCGCATAGACGCCTATATTGCCCGCCAGGCCGATTTCGCGCGGCCGATCCTGGAGCATCTGCGCGCCTCGGTCCACGCCGCCTGCCCGGGGTGCGAGGAGACGCTCAAATGGAGCGCGCCCGCCTTCCTCTACAAGGGCGAGCAGCTGGCGATGATGGCCGCGTTCAAGGCGCACGCCACCTTCGGCTTCTGGAAGGGCAGCCTGGTGACGGGTGACACCGACAAGCAAAGAAGCGCGATGGGACAGTTCGGCCGATTGACGTCCATCGACGATCTTCCCGACGAGGAGACCCTGCGCGACCTCATCCGCAAGGCGATGGATTTGACGGACAAGGGCGTGAAGCCGGCGCGAACCAAACATCCCAAGCCGGACATCCCGATGCCCGACGATCTGCGCGCCGCGCTCGATGCGGAGCCGAAAGCCGCGGCCAGTTTCGACGGATTCCCGCCCGGCGCCCGCCGCGACTATCTGGAATGGATCACCGAGGCGAAGCGGCCAGAGACCCGCGAGAAGCGGATCGCCCTAGCGGTCGAATGGATGGCACAAGGCAAGAAGCGCAACTGGAAATATGAAACCTGCTAA
- the rarD gene encoding EamA family transporter RarD, which translates to MTHDHGHIRGGLLLGLGAYLLWGVLPLYFKALDHLLPTEIVAHRIVWSLLFLGPLVMLWKRWPAIRRGLGSIRIMATLALTAALIAGNWLVYVWAVLNDHLLEGSLGYYLNPLVNVLLGVVLLKERLTKAQTFAVALAGTGVAVLALGAGDAIWISLTLAGSFALYGFFRKVAPVEALEGLSIETALLTPLALGWILWLEGSGQGGFTSDPLTTILILLAGAATAIPLLMFTAASKRLPYSTLGFLQYVAPSIQFLIAVLLFGEKLTTAHAVCFGAIWTALLIFAVDGLRAGRAAARERAAALKAAACAEPCRVP; encoded by the coding sequence ATGACGCACGACCATGGCCACATCCGAGGGGGCCTGCTTCTCGGGCTTGGTGCCTATCTTCTGTGGGGCGTCCTGCCGCTCTACTTCAAAGCGCTGGATCATCTCCTCCCGACCGAGATCGTGGCGCATCGCATCGTCTGGTCGTTGCTCTTCCTTGGCCCGCTGGTCATGCTGTGGAAGCGCTGGCCGGCGATCCGTCGAGGCCTCGGTTCCATCCGCATAATGGCGACCTTGGCGCTGACGGCCGCGCTGATCGCGGGCAACTGGCTCGTCTATGTTTGGGCCGTGCTGAACGACCATCTGCTCGAAGGCAGCCTTGGCTATTACCTCAATCCGCTGGTCAACGTGCTGCTGGGCGTAGTCCTGCTGAAGGAGCGGCTGACGAAAGCGCAGACCTTTGCCGTCGCCCTGGCCGGAACCGGTGTCGCGGTGCTCGCCTTGGGCGCCGGCGACGCCATCTGGATCAGCCTGACGCTTGCCGGCAGCTTCGCCCTCTACGGCTTTTTCCGCAAGGTCGCGCCGGTCGAGGCGCTGGAGGGGCTCTCCATCGAGACGGCCTTGCTGACACCGCTCGCGCTTGGGTGGATTTTGTGGCTGGAGGGCAGCGGCCAGGGCGGGTTCACCTCCGACCCGCTCACCACCATCCTCATCCTGCTGGCCGGGGCCGCGACCGCCATTCCGCTGCTGATGTTCACGGCGGCGTCCAAACGCCTGCCCTATTCGACGCTGGGCTTCCTCCAATATGTCGCGCCGTCCATCCAGTTCCTGATCGCGGTCTTGTTGTTCGGCGAAAAACTGACCACCGCCCACGCCGTCTGCTTCGGGGCGATCTGGACGGCGCTCCTCATCTTCGCGGTGGACGGCCTGCGCGCCGGCCGGGCGGCGGCGCGCGAGCGGGCGGCCGCCCTCAAGGCCGCCGCTTGCGCTGAACCCTGCCGCGTCCCATGA
- a CDS encoding DUF4893 domain-containing protein: MAIRALLPPLLLLAACAHEPVVVEPAVTVAPVVEDPSEWRQVARPEDIDRLDRLDEAWTTALSEARSGGFKTAVAEEGELLDPDAALPRGAPPPGSYRCRVIKIGTQGKAPAYVAYKPFFCHVAAEGDLLTIVKQTGSQRPAGRLYPESDERMIFLGTMALEDETEPLPYGEDPERDMVGVAERVGPFRYRLVIPWPRQESKLDVFELVPATP, encoded by the coding sequence ATGGCCATCCGCGCGCTCCTGCCACCGCTGCTCCTGCTCGCCGCCTGCGCTCATGAACCGGTAGTGGTGGAGCCGGCCGTGACGGTCGCGCCGGTGGTGGAAGATCCAAGCGAATGGCGCCAGGTCGCCAGACCCGAGGATATAGATAGGCTGGACCGGCTGGACGAGGCGTGGACCACAGCCTTGTCGGAGGCGCGTTCGGGAGGCTTCAAGACCGCCGTTGCCGAGGAGGGCGAGCTGCTGGACCCGGATGCGGCGCTGCCGCGCGGGGCTCCGCCACCAGGTTCATATCGCTGCCGCGTCATCAAGATCGGAACGCAGGGGAAAGCGCCCGCTTATGTCGCCTACAAACCCTTCTTCTGCCACGTCGCGGCCGAGGGGGATCTGCTCACCATCGTCAAGCAGACCGGCTCGCAGCGGCCGGCCGGGCGCCTCTATCCGGAGAGCGACGAACGGATGATCTTCCTCGGCACGATGGCGCTCGAGGACGAGACGGAGCCACTACCCTATGGCGAGGATCCCGAGCGCGACATGGTGGGGGTTGCGGAGCGGGTCGGGCCCTTCCGCTACCGCCTGGTCATCCCCTGGCCGCGCCAGGAATCGAAGCTCGACGTCTTCGAACTGGTCCCCGCCACGCCTTGA
- a CDS encoding DUF4893 domain-containing protein, whose translation MSIGTGQFCSTLLLVSACAACAPIAETAPPAGKADVIVDEASAEEEAGWKGIASADDLDRILRLDSAWEAALSEARAKGFGAAIEKEGALLDPAIAQPRGAPPPGSYRCRVVKIGSQGKGPAYTAYKPFFCYVEAEDDLLTIVKQTGSERPAGRLYPESDERMIFLGTLGLGDEAEPLPYGEDPERDMAGVMERVAPFRYRLVIPWPRQESKLDVFELVPATQ comes from the coding sequence ATGTCCATCGGCACCGGGCAATTTTGTTCGACCCTCCTGCTCGTGAGCGCTTGCGCTGCCTGCGCGCCCATCGCGGAGACGGCCCCCCCGGCCGGCAAGGCGGACGTGATCGTCGATGAAGCAAGCGCGGAGGAAGAAGCGGGCTGGAAAGGCATCGCCAGCGCGGACGATCTCGACCGCATATTGCGCCTCGATTCCGCCTGGGAAGCCGCTCTTTCCGAAGCCCGCGCGAAGGGCTTTGGCGCCGCGATCGAGAAGGAAGGCGCCTTGCTCGATCCCGCCATCGCCCAGCCGCGCGGAGCGCCGCCGCCGGGCTCCTATCGTTGCCGCGTCGTCAAGATCGGGTCGCAGGGCAAAGGCCCCGCCTACACCGCCTACAAGCCCTTCTTCTGCTATGTGGAAGCGGAGGACGATTTGCTGACTATCGTCAAGCAGACCGGCTCGGAACGGCCGGCGGGGCGCCTCTATCCGGAAAGCGACGAGCGGATGATCTTCCTCGGCACCTTGGGTTTGGGTGACGAGGCGGAACCGCTGCCTTATGGCGAAGATCCTGAACGCGACATGGCGGGCGTGATGGAGCGGGTCGCGCCCTTCCGCTATCGGCTCGTCATCCCTTGGCCCCGCCAGGAATCGAAGCTCGACGTGTTCGAATTGGTGCCGGCCACGCAATGA
- a CDS encoding ribose-phosphate pyrophosphokinase has product MSALAEPEEVRAHLVAAARAGTALTYSELLEQLGYAFSRPKMRQLCAILGAIDEVGAARGEPELAVLVVRQSDGIPGQGWWVAGGARSRGYQGPWEGPEAARFIARVQAETFAFWRSENGTGEDGGSD; this is encoded by the coding sequence GTGTCGGCGCTCGCCGAGCCCGAGGAGGTGCGGGCGCACCTGGTCGCGGCCGCGCGGGCGGGCACGGCCCTCACCTATTCGGAGCTCTTGGAGCAGCTCGGCTACGCCTTTTCGCGGCCGAAGATGCGCCAACTCTGCGCGATATTGGGCGCCATCGACGAGGTCGGCGCCGCCAGGGGCGAACCGGAACTCGCCGTCCTCGTCGTCCGCCAGAGCGACGGTATTCCCGGGCAGGGCTGGTGGGTGGCGGGCGGCGCTCGCTCGCGCGGCTATCAAGGCCCGTGGGAAGGGCCGGAGGCGGCGCGCTTCATCGCGCGCGTGCAGGCGGAAACCTTCGCCTTCTGGCGGTCCGAGAATGGGACAGGCGAAGACGGCGGGTCCGATTAA
- the crcB gene encoding fluoride efflux transporter CrcB produces MPNFLLVMAGGAIGAGFRWHLSRIALQLLGPAFPWGTWIVNLLGSLLLGLLAGVVVRHGPSGEPLLLFLGVGVLGGFTTFSGFSLEMVQMLERGNALLAVAYAVSSVAGSVMLLIVGLWLARAAA; encoded by the coding sequence ATGCCCAATTTTCTCCTCGTCATGGCCGGGGGTGCCATCGGCGCCGGTTTCCGCTGGCATCTGAGCCGGATCGCGCTCCAGCTGCTCGGCCCCGCCTTTCCGTGGGGGACGTGGATCGTCAATCTGTTGGGGAGCCTGCTGCTCGGGCTGCTTGCCGGTGTCGTCGTGCGGCACGGCCCGTCGGGCGAGCCGCTGCTCCTCTTCCTCGGCGTCGGCGTGCTCGGCGGCTTCACCACCTTTTCCGGCTTCAGCCTCGAGATGGTCCAGATGCTTGAGCGTGGGAATGCCCTGCTGGCGGTCGCCTATGCCGTGTCTTCGGTTGCCGGGTCGGTGATGCTGCTGATCGTCGGGCTTTGGCTCGCCAGGGCAGCGGCATGA
- a CDS encoding RluA family pseudouridine synthase, producing the protein MSESAASDQVRQFTVSVEDDGIRLDRWFKRNLPDATFNIVSRWSRTGQLRLDGKRAAPGDRVEAGQIIRVPPAEAPASAKPAPERRALSEDEIAYVNEMVIHRDAAAIVVNKPPGLATQGGTKTKAHLDGLLDGLAEGGTRPKLVHRLDKDTSGALLVARTPRAAAYFSKSFSGRTARKVYWALVVGVPEVKDGFIDLAVAKQPGTGGEKMHVDEENGLPARTRYRVIERAGNRAAWVELQPHTGRTHQLRVHMAAIGHPIVGDGKYGGQDAFLTGTISRKLHLHARRLRIDHPDGGRIDVTAELPQHFAESMASLGFDMELGDLPLDEVKFSETPEGKRRAATVAAKARRKERKGERRSRGRGR; encoded by the coding sequence ATGAGCGAGAGCGCCGCTTCCGATCAAGTCCGCCAGTTCACCGTCTCGGTCGAGGACGACGGCATCCGGCTCGACCGCTGGTTCAAGCGCAACCTGCCGGACGCGACCTTCAACATCGTCTCGCGCTGGTCGCGCACCGGCCAGCTGCGCCTCGACGGCAAGCGCGCCGCGCCCGGCGACAGGGTCGAGGCCGGGCAGATCATCCGCGTGCCTCCCGCCGAAGCGCCGGCGAGCGCCAAGCCCGCGCCCGAGCGGCGTGCGCTTAGCGAGGATGAGATCGCCTATGTGAACGAGATGGTGATCCATCGCGACGCGGCGGCGATCGTCGTCAACAAGCCGCCGGGCCTTGCGACCCAGGGCGGCACCAAGACCAAGGCGCATCTCGACGGGCTGCTCGATGGTCTCGCCGAAGGCGGCACGCGCCCCAAGCTCGTTCACCGTCTGGACAAGGATACCTCTGGCGCACTCCTCGTCGCGCGCACGCCGCGCGCCGCCGCCTATTTCTCCAAGTCCTTTTCCGGCCGCACCGCGCGCAAGGTCTATTGGGCTTTGGTCGTCGGCGTGCCCGAAGTGAAGGACGGCTTCATCGACTTGGCCGTAGCCAAGCAGCCCGGCACCGGCGGCGAGAAGATGCATGTCGACGAGGAGAACGGGCTTCCCGCCCGCACCCGCTACCGCGTCATCGAGCGCGCTGGCAACCGGGCCGCCTGGGTCGAGCTGCAGCCGCATACCGGCCGCACGCACCAGCTTCGCGTCCACATGGCGGCGATCGGCCATCCGATCGTCGGCGACGGCAAATATGGCGGGCAGGACGCCTTCCTCACCGGCACGATCAGCCGCAAGCTCCACCTCCACGCCCGGCGCCTCCGGATCGATCATCCCGACGGCGGCCGTATCGATGTCACCGCCGAGCTGCCCCAGCATTTCGCCGAGAGCATGGCATCGCTCGGGTTCGACATGGAACTCGGCGACCTTCCGCTCGACGAGGTCAAGTTCTCCGAGACGCCCGAAGGCAAGCGCCGGGCCGCGACCGTCGCCGCCAAGGCCCGCCGCAAGGAGCGCAAGGGCGAGCGGCGCAGCCGCGGAAGGGGTCGATGA
- a CDS encoding HAD-IA family hydrolase, whose amino-acid sequence MNRLAIFDCDGTLVDSQINICLAMEDCFARAGLEAPCRERTRRVVGLSLVEAMRAMLPDADPDFHITLAEDYKRSFQRLRGGGLVDEPLYEGIVELIEALDGEGWMLGIATGKSDRGLSLCLDHHGIARRFVTCQTADRHPSKPHPSMIEQAIANAAAARETTIMIGDTSYDMAMARAAGVTAIGVSWGYHGADELREAGAHHVASHPLDILQLTRAFA is encoded by the coding sequence ATGAACCGCCTCGCCATCTTCGATTGCGACGGGACGCTCGTCGACAGCCAGATCAACATCTGCCTGGCGATGGAGGATTGCTTCGCCCGCGCGGGGCTGGAGGCGCCGTGTCGCGAACGGACGCGGCGGGTGGTGGGCCTCAGCCTCGTCGAGGCGATGCGCGCCATGCTTCCGGACGCCGACCCGGATTTCCACATCACGCTCGCCGAGGATTACAAGCGCTCTTTCCAGCGGCTGCGCGGCGGCGGCCTGGTTGACGAGCCGCTCTATGAGGGTATCGTCGAGCTGATCGAGGCGCTGGACGGAGAGGGTTGGATGCTCGGCATCGCCACCGGCAAGTCGGATCGCGGCCTCAGCCTCTGCCTCGACCATCACGGCATCGCCCGCCGCTTCGTCACCTGCCAGACCGCCGATCGCCACCCCTCCAAGCCGCACCCGTCGATGATCGAGCAGGCGATCGCCAACGCCGCCGCGGCGCGCGAGACGACCATCATGATCGGCGACACCAGCTACGACATGGCGATGGCGCGCGCCGCGGGCGTGACGGCGATCGGGGTCAGCTGGGGCTATCACGGCGCGGATGAGCTTCGCGAGGCGGGCGCGCATCATGTCGCCTCGCATCCGCTCGACATCCTCCAACTCACAAGGGCTTTCGCATGA
- a CDS encoding ATP12 family chaperone protein has translation MKRFYDQARFDPAADGFEIRLDERPVRTPARNLLYVPTEGLAQAIAEEWNAQGEEVNPRSMPLTGLANAALDRVAPDPQTFAASLARYGESDLLCYRADTPAPLVRRQAEHWDPLLAWARRRFDIDFEIVCGIMHRPQHEATLRQLAHAVAARGPFELAGLSPLVTIGGSLVIALALAEEAIDLDAAWSAATLDETWQAEQWGEDVDAAAVLEERRRDFAAAYRFLTLVQVR, from the coding sequence ATGAAACGCTTCTACGATCAGGCCCGATTCGACCCGGCTGCGGACGGGTTCGAAATCCGGCTCGACGAAAGGCCCGTCAGAACGCCCGCACGAAACCTCCTCTACGTTCCGACCGAGGGCCTCGCCCAGGCCATTGCCGAAGAATGGAACGCCCAGGGCGAGGAGGTGAACCCGCGATCGATGCCGCTCACCGGCCTCGCCAACGCCGCCCTCGATCGCGTCGCGCCCGACCCCCAGACCTTCGCCGCCAGCCTCGCCCGCTATGGGGAAAGCGACCTCCTCTGCTATCGCGCCGACACGCCCGCACCGCTCGTTCGGCGCCAGGCCGAGCATTGGGACCCGCTCCTCGCCTGGGCGCGTCGCCGCTTCGACATCGATTTCGAGATCGTCTGCGGCATCATGCACCGGCCCCAGCATGAAGCGACCTTGCGCCAGCTCGCCCATGCCGTGGCCGCGCGCGGACCGTTCGAGCTGGCTGGCCTGTCGCCGCTGGTGACGATCGGAGGATCGCTCGTCATCGCGCTCGCATTGGCCGAGGAGGCGATCGACCTCGACGCCGCCTGGTCGGCGGCCACCCTCGACGAGACGTGGCAGGCCGAGCAATGGGGCGAGGATGTGGACGCCGCCGCCGTGCTCGAAGAGCGACGCCGGGACTTCGCCGCCGCCTACCGCTTTCTGACTCTCGTGCAGGTGCGATAA
- the gmk gene encoding guanylate kinase produces MATSIQLKRRGLLFVLSSPSGAGKTTIARMLLAQDEGISLSVSATTRPMREGEVEGRDYHFVTDAEFDRMVESGAFLEWAHVFGRRYGTLRNEVWKSIENGCDVLLDIDWQGTQQLKQVDPDIVRVFILPPSMKELERRLRARGTDSDEVIQSRMERAAGEISHWAEYDYVLVNEDAETCLSKVQAILDAERLKATRRIGLHDFVRSLIG; encoded by the coding sequence ATGGCGACCTCGATACAGCTCAAGCGGAGAGGCCTTCTCTTCGTCCTCTCCAGCCCCAGCGGCGCGGGCAAGACGACCATCGCGCGCATGCTCCTCGCGCAGGACGAGGGCATTTCGCTCTCGGTCTCGGCCACGACCCGGCCGATGCGCGAAGGAGAAGTCGAAGGGCGCGACTATCATTTCGTGACCGATGCCGAGTTCGATCGGATGGTGGAGAGCGGCGCTTTTCTCGAATGGGCGCACGTCTTCGGCCGCCGCTACGGAACACTGCGCAACGAAGTCTGGAAATCGATCGAGAATGGCTGCGACGTGTTGCTCGACATCGATTGGCAGGGGACGCAGCAGCTGAAGCAGGTCGATCCCGACATCGTCCGCGTGTTCATCCTGCCGCCGTCGATGAAGGAGCTGGAGCGGCGGCTGCGCGCGCGCGGCACCGACAGCGACGAGGTGATCCAGAGCCGGATGGAGCGGGCGGCGGGCGAGATCAGCCACTGGGCCGAATATGATTATGTGCTGGTCAACGAGGATGCCGAGACCTGCCTCTCCAAGGTGCAGGCGATCCTCGATGCCGAGCGGCTGAAGGCGACGCGGCGCATCGGCCTCCACGACTTCGTCCGAAGCCTGATCGGCTGA
- a CDS encoding DUF1697 domain-containing protein yields the protein MTTFIALLRAINVGKRQVPMKALKALAEEIGFTDVRTYVASGNLLFSGEGKADAVARTLEEAISSRFGFPVEVIVRTADEWPALMASNPFPEESELEPNRVLLLLSKAAPPPDAADRLLERAQADERVKAAGGALWFHFPAGVGTSKLTPAFIDKVCGSPTTGRNVRTVAKLAELAGVAE from the coding sequence ATGACAACCTTCATCGCCCTCCTTCGCGCCATCAATGTCGGAAAGCGCCAGGTTCCGATGAAGGCGCTGAAGGCGCTGGCCGAGGAAATCGGCTTCACCGACGTGCGAACCTATGTCGCCAGCGGCAACCTCCTGTTCTCCGGCGAGGGGAAAGCCGATGCGGTGGCGCGCACGCTGGAGGAGGCGATCTCCAGCCGCTTCGGTTTTCCCGTCGAGGTGATCGTCCGCACGGCCGATGAATGGCCGGCGCTGATGGCTTCCAATCCCTTTCCCGAGGAGTCGGAGCTTGAGCCGAACCGAGTGCTGCTCCTTCTCTCCAAGGCCGCGCCGCCGCCCGACGCCGCCGACCGGCTGCTGGAGCGCGCTCAGGCGGACGAAAGGGTGAAGGCCGCGGGCGGGGCGCTCTGGTTCCACTTTCCCGCCGGTGTCGGAACGTCGAAGCTGACGCCCGCCTTCATCGACAAAGTGTGCGGCTCCCCCACCACCGGCCGCAATGTCCGCACGGTCGCGAAGCTGGCCGAATTGGCCGGAGTGGCCGAATGA